In Piliocolobus tephrosceles isolate RC106 chromosome 5, ASM277652v3, whole genome shotgun sequence, a single genomic region encodes these proteins:
- the AIG1 gene encoding androgen-induced gene 1 protein isoform X17 yields MALVPCQVLRVAILLSYCSILCNYKAIEMPSHQTYGGSWKFLTFIDL; encoded by the exons ATGGCGCTTGTCCCCTGCCAGGTGCTGCGGGTGGCAATCCTGCTGTCCTACTGCTCTATCCTGTGTAACTACAAGGCCATCGAAATGCCCTCACACCAGACCTACGGAGGCAGCTGGAAATTCCTGACGTTTATTGATCTG TGA